AGATGCCGCCAACGCCCGGCGCGATTCGGTTCGCTTTCCATTACTGGCGTCGTGCATCGATTGCAGCCGATGGTGGGATAGCCTTGCTTGTGCAGTGGATTTGTGATGACCTGATTTTCTTTGAGATAGTCTTGAAATTCTTCCTTGGACAAGCTCGCCAGGATATTTACACGCAGACAATTCATCGCAGGATCGATCGCCAGTATCGGCACATTGGCGCGTTGCCCCCCATCGGCACGGCGTAGACTGCCAATCAACGCATCGTACTGATCGGCAACCTGAAGCAGTGGTTGTGTCTTTCGCAAATCACAGCATTGCTCCTGCCCTTCAACCGAAAGGTACAAGACCCCCAGTTCGTCAATCTGTTCCTGCATGGTCTTAGCTGGTTCCAGAGTGACGATATTTAAACCGTACTCCTTGATCAACCGATCCCGGGTGTCCAGAGTTTCCTGAAATAAAACGCCGGTATCTACAAACAGAATCGGAAGATCTGCTTTGATCTGACTGAGCATATGGGCGACAACACACCCTGCTCGCTGCATTGACGACAATGCTGCCAACCTGGTACCGAACATTTCCTGAGCCCAGTGGATCAGCTCAAGAGGGGTTCGTTCTTCAAATGCTTCGTTAAGATCTGCTAAATCGGCTTGTGTCAGACGTGCCATTCAAGTATTCCTGCGGCGATTTGCTCCCTTCCATAGCGGGAAGAGAAATTCGCTGAATTTGAAACATATTCCTGCAAATGTAGTGCGAAATCTACTTTGACCACATTATTTTCAGGAATTGTAGCGAACCGTCAGGAATACCTCAATGCGCGCATGAACGTGTTCTCGCCCATTCAGAGTGAAATAGATCACGATCCACCCCAAACCGATTCAGGACAGTTAGAAAATCAGGCCAGTAGCCGTTCCATCTTGGGAAAACGAGCCCCTTCCAGCTGAAAGAATTCCTCTTTGTTCAGATCGGCAATGCTGTCGACCACCAGATCCGGCTGATAGGCATAATAATCCAAGTCGCCCAATGCAGTCCCTCCCGAGAGAACAAGCACAGAACGATAGCCCATTTCCACGCCTCCCAAGATATCCGTTTCCATAGTGTCGCCAATCATCGTGGTCTGGGCTGAAGAAATCCCCAGTTCCTGGCGGGCACTTCGCATCATGACAGGGCTTGGCTTTCCGACACTAAAGGCTTTTTTCTTGGTCGCTGCCTCCAACATCGCCACAATCGCCCCACACCCCGGCCTGAGACCATTTTGTGTGGGACAGTTCGGGTCCATATTTGTGGCAATGAGTTTCGCCCCATTTTCAATCATACGTACCGCCGCTTCGATCATCTCAAAATTCATCGATCGGCCTTCACCTACGACCACATAATCGGGGTCATGATCAACGATCGAATATCCGTTTCGATGCAGCGCGTGCAACAAGCCGCCTTCTCCGATGACATAGGCAGTCCCGTTAGGCTTACTCTGCGCGAGGAAGCGAGCGGTCGCCATAGCACACGTAAAGATATGTTCTTCCCCGACCGTTATCCCCATGCGGGACAATTTTGTGACGACATCACGGCGGGTTCTCTGGCTGTTATTCGTCAAAAAGATAAAAGGCAGATCTCGCTTTTTGAGTTCGTTGATAAAATCGACTGCCCCTTCAATCAGGTCAGTCCCTCTGTAAATGACACCATCCATGTCAATCAAGTATCCTGGTAACATCGCTTTCGGTCCTTGAATTAATAAACTTTGAGTCGAAACTCAGGTAGGATATCTTCAGATGCTGGAGCGCGCTCACTGAAAAAATCAGTGTTTGAATCGGGTCATGGAAGACTGTCTGTTAACTACAGCCCAAGGTGTTGTCTAAATTTAAACTCCAAATTGACCATTAGAACAATTCATTTTCATTAGCATCTGCTGAAGCGTTTTAGCGCATTTAAAACAAAACATGCTAAAAGGACTTCGCAATTGCCGTGCCGGACTCAATGCACAGAAGAAATCAGACAAGTCCCACCATAATCGTAACTCCTTTGCTCAATGCACGTTTCTGTGTTTGTTCGAGATAAGGATTGATCTGAAAACCATATAATCTTTATCAAGACCTCACATAGACTGATTGCATTAGACTTAGCATTTAAGCGGAGCTGCACAGGAAATAGACAGGAATTGAAACGAGAACAAATAGATTAGACAGGCTCATTTCTGGAGCGCACTACAAAAAAACCCCGGCTGTCTAAGTAATAGACAACCGGGGCCGCAACCAACAATTTTTCAAAATGGGAGAGTCATCACAACTCTTACTCTGGCTTAGTTACATCCTGAATTTCAATTCGCTTGGGTTGCATTTCCAGCTTCTTCTCCAGGACAACCGTCAACACACCTGCCTCCAGCGTCGCAGTCACCGACCCCGGATCAACCCATTCAGGCAATTGGACAACACGTTTAAACTTGCCATAACGGCGTTCATTATGCAGGTATTCACGGTCTTCGACTGACACTCTCTCTCCGGTCAGAATAAGATGACCATCCTGAATATCGAGTGAAAGCTCATCCTTTTTCATTCCCGGCACATCCAGTGCAATATGGTACTTACTATCCTCTTCCCAGACAGAGAGAGGAGAATAAGCGCCCTCCACATTTGGAAAAGATTTTCCGAACAATTGACCGAACGCATCATCTAAATCAGAACGAAGGTTTGCAGAAAAAGGGAATCCTAATTTGTGAGTACGTGTGTTTAACATGATATTTTCTCCTTAATAAATAAGAGACAACATTATTTGATTTCGAGACCTCAAGCTTTATTTCCGACTCAACTCTAAGCAATTCATGTCATAGCACACAGCATGCCATATTGACCTTCCCCCGAAACGCTTAACCCCTAAAGCATTTATTTAAAACAACTTGCAAATCGGATTTTTCGAAAACAACAATTTTGACTCACCTCGCAAAACAGAAGGCAGTGCCATTATGACACTATCAACCAACCCCGAGAGAATGCCATTATGGCACCGCCTGTAATCCATACGTAAAAAAACTCGCAGTAAACCAATTGATTTACTGCGAGTTAATATCGAGTCCCCAGAGGGAGTTCTCAACCTGCAACGCTTACGCGTTATAGTAGAGATCAAACTCATAAGGATGAGGGCGTAAGCGGATTGGATCCAACTCTTCAGTCCGCTTGTGCTTAATGAAGGAATCAATCAAATCTTGACTGAAGACATCGCCGGCCGTCAGGAAGGCACTATCCTCTTCCAGAGCGATCAAGGCTTCATCCAATGATTTGGGAGCAACATTGGTTTCGGCCAACTCTTCCGGTGTCATGTCATAAATGTCACGGTCCAAAGGCTCACCGGGATCAATCTTGTTCTGAACACCGTCAATCATGGCCATCATCAGAGCGGTAAAGCTAAGATAACCATTAGCGGTCGGATCGGGACAACGGAATTCAACCCGCTTCGCTTTGGGGCTGCCGGAATACATTGGAATTCGGCAAGAAGCAGATCGGTTACGCTGACTCATTGCCAAAGTCACAGGAGCTTCAAAACCTGGTACCAGACGGTGGAAGCTGTTGGCAGTTGGGTTCGACAGTGCAATCAAAGCACGGCCGTGTTTGAGGATACCGCCAATGGCATGTAGAGCGAGTTCGCTCATACCTGCATAACCATCACCGTACATCAATGTATCTCCATCTTTCCAGAGAGAGATGTGAGTATGCATTCCGGAACCATTATCTTCAAAGACAGGTTTCGGCATGAATGTCACAGTTTTACCATTACGTTTGGCAACGTTTTTGATGATGTACTTGTACCACATAAACTGGTCAGACATCTGCATCAGAGGTGCGAATTCCATATCGATTTCACACTGACCGGCAGTCGCCACTTCGTGGTGATGTGCTTCAACCACAATACCGACTTTTTGCAGTTCTTCAACCATTTCTGCACGCAGGTCGCCATAGGTGTCACTTGGTGATACGGGGAAATATCCCCCTTTGTATCCCACTTTATGCCCCAGGTTCCCTTCTTCAGACCGACCTGTATTCCAAGCCGCTTCTGATGAGTCGATTTCATACATCGCCCCTCTCTGATTAGAGAGGTATCGTACGTCATCAAAGATAAAGAATTCTGGTTCCGGACCGATAAAACAGGAGTCGGCGATACCGGTCTGTTTCAGGTAAGCCAGACCTTTTTTAGCAACACCACGTGGGTCCTTATTATAATCTTCTTTGGTAATCGGATCGACGATGTCAGCCAGAACACTGACAGTCGGCTGTTTGAAGAAGGGATCCAGTTTAACCGTCTCTGGATCCGGCACAGCCAACATGTCTGAGCTGTCAATCGGCTGCCAGCCACGAATAGAAGATCCGTCAAAACCGACGCCATCTTCAAAAGTACCTTCGTCCCAGGTACTGATAGGGTACGAACAATGCTGCCAGGTACCAAAGATGTCGGTAAATTTTAAGTCGACCATCTTTGCGCCATTTTTTTCTGCAAAAGCAAAAAAATCTTTGGGAGTCATCGCAATTTGCTCCTCTATAATGTCTGAGTGAAACAGCAGGTGAAGAGGCCCGTCATACCCTGTCCTGCGAAGAACCGATCATATTCACAATAAGTTTAAGCAAAGCTGGAAGCGGAAAAATCTAGCTTCATCCTGCCTCTGAAAAGTAATCCATCAACAAAACGAAAGTCGCTTTCAGAACACTCGTCACTTTACTTATTTTCGTATGAGCCACTTCGGCCCCTTTCACCGACAAAGTGATTTCAGGAACGAAACTCACACTTCCCTGGTTACTTAATTTCCTCATGATTTTAAGTAGATCGGTTGGAAACAACAGCGATTGCAGGAGATCGCAACCATACCGAAACCCATAGGCACAAGATGCAACCACGCACGATGATGACGGAATCCTCAGCAGGCACATCTTGTTTGACAGTCTACTACCGTAACGAATCAACCCATAGAAATCTACTGTCAGGCTCCTGTCTCATAATAAATCCTTGCTGGATCTGAGATTTCCTAAGTCCTGACAATCAAATAGGCTTTAAGACTCTTAACGATTAGAGAAGCCTGTTAAGCAGGTCGCCCTGAAATAACTGAGCACAAGAGATAACTAATCGTTCTTATGTAAAGCAACCTTTCCCGCATGACTCACGATCTATAGCGAAAAACGGCTCTCTGGCCGCTTAGGTTGAGACCAATGCTTTCATCTCACGTACCGCCTGCTCCATTCCCACCAGGACAGCACGGGAAATGATACTGTGCCCGATATTTAATTCACAAACATTGGGGATCGCAGCAATCTTTGTGACATTCCGGTACGTTAAACCATGCCCCATATGCAGTTTCAGGCCTTGTTCAACTGTAAACTCAGATGCCTTGAGGAGTGTTTCATATTCCTGTTGCTGTTCTTCAGCAGAGGACGCGTCTGCATAACGGCCTGTATGCAGTTCGACGGCCTGCACACCCAGTTTTTTTGAGGCCGCAATCTGATCCAGATCCGGATCAATAAATAGACTGGCTTCAATACCCACCTCTTGCAGCTGATGTACACAGGTTTTGACACGTTCCAGGTTTGAGATCACATCCAATCCCCCCTCCGTGGTCAATTCCTCTCTTTTTTCGGGTACCAGCGAAACCTGATCGGGCCGCACTTCCAAGGCAATCGCGGTCATCTCTTCTTCGGCTGCCATTTCCAGATTCAGTTTGACTTGAACTGTCTTCTTCATGGTATAGAGATCGTGATCCTGAATATGACGGCGATCTTCTCTCAAGTGCAAAGTGATGCCATCTGCGCCGCCTAATTCCGCTAGAACCGCGGCCCACACTGGATCCGGCTCATAAGTTAAACGGGCCTGTCGAACGGTGGCTACATGATCAATATTGACGCCCAGACCTGGCATGGCAGATTTTCTTTCTAAAACGGAAACAGGTTCGAGAATTCTAACCAGAAAAACAAAAGTGAGACGAAGTCCCTCTTTCCCGACACTCTAACTACAAAAAAGTTCTCAGAAATCTCATAAGGATAAAACGTATATTATTGGATTTTGAGAGAATATCCAGAACAAGAGTCTGCGAATCTCGGGCAATCATTCTTTTTCCAAACAAAAAGAAACTCTTTTTGTCGCATTTTTCCACTCGCTGACGAATCACTTACGGATCAAGCATCCAGTTCCCCGTTTCCAACTGATTCGCAACTTCAATTCAACAGTGAGATGACCATGTTTTTCCATAAATCCAGCAAGTTCTACAAACGTTTTATCACCAGCATCTGCCAAAACCTGTTTCAGAAAACAAACCGTTCTGCACGCCGAAGTAGAAAAGCGGCAAGTTATGTTTACGCTCAAACAGAAATTCTGGAAGAGAGACAGTTATTGGCAGCCGACGATTTGACAGACCTGAGCGACGATTTTGAAAACGCCGACACACTTCCCAACTGGCAGAGAATCTATCAAACCGAAGGTTGGGGCGGCGATCAATTGGAAATTTGGGACATCAATAATACACAAGCAGGCAATATGGTCTTTGCCCCTCATACAACCGTATGGTTCGACAATTACCGTGGCCCTTTGGTTTACAAAGAAATCACAGGCGACTTTGTTGTCACTACTCAGGTACAAATCGGAGATCGTGACGAAATAGGTGACAGCGACCTGGACGATATACCAAACGGTTCGGAGTTCTCGCTGGCGGGGCTGATGATTCGGACTCCACGGAATATTGTAAACCCCGAACTCGACTGGAGTGAGGGATCACAAATGGATGACGGTACCAATAATGGTGAGAATTATGTCTTCCTGTCTCTCGGCTGGGGAAATTCAGGAAATGAATTTCAGCTGGAAACGAAAACAACCCGCAACAGCGATTCCGATCTCTTCCTGCAAGACATGGGTAATAACTCTGTGATGAATCTGCAGATTGCCCGCATAGGCGATACCGTTTATACGCTCTATCAAATTCCGGGTGAAGAGTGGGTCCTCAATAGCCGTGTCCCGCGACCGGATTTACCGGAAACGCTTCAGGTTGGCATGGTGGCCTATACCGACTGGGAAAAAGCCAATGACTATGACCCGTTCTACCAGAACAATAACGCCCTGCAACCAGGAGGCTTCGATCCGACGCCCTTTGTTCCTTTTCAACCAGACCTGGTCGCGGGATTCGAATTCATTCAATTTGATCGTCCCGAAATTCCGGAATATTTACAGGATACGAACCTGGGAATCCATGCCACAAATTTGCAATTACTTTCCTTCTTAGGCGACAACGTGAATTCACCCATTCTTCCTAATCCAGACACCGATTTTCCAATGGAGATCGGAATGAATCTGGAAGGCATCGCGGACTGGAGCACGGCCTGGACTTTTACCGACATGGCTCACACCATGCGATCCTGGGTAAGCGTCAGCTACAATGAAGCTACATTTTCACAAGACTGGGGCTCCACACTGTTCGATATCAATCTGGATGAAAATGGCTGGCCTACCGAATCCCACTCAACTACCAACGAAGAGGGGCAAACCATCACGCAACAGCTGGTTGCACCAATCTTGACGGGGAACGTGAATCCCGCTGGTATCTATCGGGCGGAATGGGATGGCGAAGCAACAGTCTGGCTTCCAGGAATCATTGAACAGGGAATTACCCCTGAAGGACGCCACTACGCACTCCTCGATCTGCCAGAAAACTATGATATCTTACTTACCGTGAGTGGTATTGATCCAACGAATTATTTCCGCGACTTCAACCTGTGGTTGCCAGACTACAATGACCAAAGTTTTGTCGGTCAGGACTGGCAGCCAGGTGACACTTTCTCTCCCTTCCATCCTTTGTTCCTGGAGCGTCTGGCTCCCTTTGAAACGTTGCGTTTTATGGACTGGATGCATACGAATGGATCCGATATTGTCTCTTGGGATGATCGAGCAAAAGTCAACGACGCGACCTTTTTTGGCAGTGACGACACTACCGAGTTCCATAACGGCATTGCCCCGGAATATATGATTGAGCTCTCTAATACACTGGATGCCAACCCCTGGTTCAACATGCCCCATATGGCGGACGATGACTTCGTACGTGAGTTTGCGGAAATGGTCCGTGATAACCTTGATCCGGAACTGACGGTTTATGTTGAATGGTCCAATGAAATCTGGAACTACGCTTATGGTTTTGAGACCAGCTACTGGATCGATGAGCAACTGAATCTACCCGAAAATGAGGGAATAAACTGGTTTGAATTTGCGGCCGGTCAAATACAGCAGGATTTTGAAATCTGGCAGGACGTTTTCGCCGGACAGGAAGATCGCCTCGTACGTGTAGTCGCAGGCCAGCAAGCAACACCATCGGTTCTGGAAAACCTGCTCGCGTATATGGATGGAAACTTCGATGCCATTTCAGTCACTGCATACGCGGGACTTGGCACTGAGCAACTAGAAAGTTTTGATGAATTTACCACAGCCGATGAAGTGATCGATACCATACTGGAAGAATCAGTTCCGTGGAGTCTGGCCCGTCTGGTTGACCACCAGAATATTGCAGATCAATATTCCGCAATCCTGGGTCGGGAAATTGACCTGGTCACATACGAAGGTGGATCTCATCCCAGCGCTGCTAATTGGCCAGCTGAAACAGCCGTGCATGAAGCCTCACTCAGTCCTCGCATGTATGATGTTTATCAAGTGCTACTGAACGGTGCGGATCAAATTGGCGTTGATCTCTATAATCAGTATGTCTTTACTGGCAGCGGTGAGTCTGAAGACTGGGGTGACTGGGGGCTGTTACATAATATGGATCAGCCCTTGGAAGAGGCATATGAATATCAGTCGCTTGTTGATTTTATCGAAAACAATACCGCTGTTCCGGTTGTGAGTATTGAATCGCCCGCTTCCGGAGTCGAGGAACTCAGCACCTCAAATCTTGAATTCACATTCACTCGCAGTGAGGACAAGCTGGACCAACCTTTGACCGTAACTTACCAGATTTCTGGAAGCGCCACGGCCGGTGATGATTACATCAGTTTGACAGGAGAGATTACCTTCCTTGCCAATGAAACGTCAGTTCCGCTTATTGTCAGTATTCTGGACGATCTGATTGATGAAGACAATGAATCGATCGAAATCCAGCTTCTGGACCAGGATCATTACGACTTGGGGGAAGTCAATCTGGCAACAGGTCTGATTCTCGATGATGATTTTACCAACGTGGCTCCCGTCGCAGGGCCCATTTCCGATCAAAACATTCAGGCAGGGGGTTCCCTCTTACTGAATCTCAATGGGATTTTTTCTGATGCCAATATGGTAGACGGAGATCAGCTTACATTATCTGCGATGCTGTCTGGAAATGCAGCGTTACCGGACTGGCTCATTTTTGATCCAGAAACTCAATTATTGAGTGCTAACCCCGGCATTGGAGATGCAGGCAACTACGAGATTGTGGTCACAGCCACTGATCTGGCAGGTCTCGAAGCCAGTAGTTCGTTCCAATTGACAGTAAGTCCTCTGCTCTTTACGCAATATGACACGAGAATTGTCAAATCGCCCAGTTCTACCTCTGCGAATGGAGAAACCACAACGCTGCCTGAAAGTGCCGGTTCACTGCATGAATGGGAATCGTATTGGGTCGAAGTCTGGGGCAGTGTTTCCAATTCGTCAGATACAGGAATTAATACGTTTAACTTCAATCTGAATTACAATACAGATTACACGACCGCAACAAGTATCGAGTTTGGCGCTGCTTTCTCGGAAAATCAGTCTGGGGAAATTATTGATGAAAATGGAACGATTCAAGGCATCTCAGCCAGCACAAACATGAGCGATGTCGGCGATGACCAGTTTGTATTACTCGCCCGAATTGAGTTCACACCAACCGAAAATGATCAAGTCAGTATCAATTACGATACCCAGAGTATTGGCCCTGCTCAGGCTGGTTTTGCGATTGATCAACCGGAGTTTCAACTGACCAATCAGGTTGGCCATCAAATGGGAGCAGTCAACGTCGCGGATACTGAAATCTGGGCGGTCCCTTATGATGCAAACGATGATGACATGATCAATTTTCGAGATTTGGTCTCTTTCATCACCGCCTATGGAAAGAATAGTTCGAATTCAAACGTTCCACATGCCTGGCTGATGGATTTCAACCAGTCGGGTAGTGTAAATATTCGTGATCTGGTGATGTTGATCGCAAACTATGGCAAATCGAAAATGAACTCGCCTGATGTCACACTACCTCCCAATTATCCCGATGCCTGGTCTTCACAAAACCTGACTGTGGAATCGATGCCTCTAATTAAAACAGAGGTAACACCACTCACGACAGAACAGGCAACTTCGACCGCACAAGCAGCCATCCAGGCCTATGCAGAGTCTGTTTCTTCGGAGAAATACCAGGCACTCAAGAACACAAAGATCGAAGTCGTAGATCTCCCCGGGAGAACCTTAGCCAAGGCACTGCCAGGAACCATTCTAATTGATGTCTCTGCTGCCGGACACGGCTGGTTTGTGGACAGTACCCCTTGGTCTCACTCTGAATTTCATGCTTCCGGTACCTCTGATTGGCGTGCTCGTGCGAATTCCATAGCAGCAGAACAAGTCGATCTTTTGACGACGATCTATCATGAACTAGAACATCAAATAGGACACCAACATGAGTCATCGGGCTTGAGGAAAGCAACACTTTCTCCCGGCATCCGACGACTGCCTACTGGGAAAATTCATGCTCACCACCAGTACGAACAGTTTCAGGAAACCGATCAGTTCTTCAGTTCGCTGAACGATACTGATCTGCTGGCATTTGGATAAGCTGTTCCCGCTCATCAGATGCAGGACTTCCCAGATACTCGGTCTCCCCCAGTTCGGCGAGTCTCTGCATCATGAGTGTGGTAACTTCTTCCAGAACGTCTTTCGAGGCACGGAGATCATAATAAGGGGAGAGATCAATCGGATCGCCGTAGACTAGTGATGTCTTCGCAAACGAATAGAATGGCTCCACCATATTCTTGCCGCCGGGAGAATTATTGATATAGACAGGATACACGGGCACTTGGGAACGCAGTGCCAGAAAGGCAATCCCTGAGTTCGCATGTGTTATAGGACGTCCTTCCTGAATCCCTCCCTCGGGAAAGACGCCGACCAGATCTCCCTGCTTTAATCTGCGAAGTGCATCGCGTACAGGGGCGACATCTTTACCATTCCGGTCAACAGGAATCGATTTCATCGACCGAGAGATCCAGCCTACCAGACCAGGAAGTTCATAATACTCTCGTGCCATCAAGAAACTGATACAACGTTTTTTTTTCTTTGGATTTCCCAAATGGGAATTATACCAGAGAATCACAGGGTCGGCTGGACTGCGGTGATTGGCGATGATGATCGCGGCTGAGTCACCAGGAAAGGGACAACGGCGATTTGCTCTGACATGCCACAGTGCCGGTACATAAACCCGTGCAATCACAAATAAGAACCAGGCTTGCCATCCATCGGGAAGTTTCACCGCCTGATAGACAACTACCGTTAAAACAACGAGAGTATAAAACACGAGTGTCAAGATGCTGACTGTTTCTGGATTCATTCTCAAAGTTCGTGCAAAACAAGATATATGATACGAAACACAGGATTTGCTGCTCCCAATTATAGTCTCAATAAAAAAAATATGGCAACATAAACTCTCGCAATCAACACACGGACAGTTACTGCTCGATTGTTGCAACGATTGTATTCGAAATGCGGGCCAGAAATCGCCCATGTGGCTCTTGAGGCTGGGTTGTCAGGATGATGGCGGACGCTTTTAACTGAGGGTCGATCCACAATAGTGTCCCTGTTGCACCGCCATGCCCGTATGCCGTGGGAGAAAGTAAATCTCCATAATAATCACTATTGGCTGCCGTCACAATTTGCCACCCCAGTCCCCACCCCTTACCTTGTCGGGCTGACTTCGATAAACCGGGAATGTCATTTAATTGATTCCGCGTCGCTTCTTCAATCGTCCGTGCAGAAAAGACCTGCTTATGCTGGTAGCGCCCCCCCTGTTGCAACATCTCGACTAAGTTTGCTAAATCAGAGGGAGTCGTGAATAACCCTCCCCAAGGGGCACCAAAGCCTCTCCAGTAAGAACTGTTCCAGTCCCAATGCGGTTCTATGTTCAATTCTTCTGGTATTCGAATTTCGGTGATCCGATCAATTTTCGGCTGATTCCCGGTCGACCATTCGTCAGGAACTCCCAGCGATGTATCATGCATTTCCAGAGGTTCAAACAGCGCCTGTTTTAAATACTCAGCACAGGATAGATCGCTAACCCGCTGAATGACCTCCGCTAAAATCGCTATCCCCGCGCTTTGATATTGTACGATTCGCCCGGGTGGTTCATCGGGTGTGAGCTGGCAAATCTGTTTGACAAATTCAGAAAGCGGCGCATTCGCAGAACGCAATTCCCGGTTATTCGGCAGCATATCGGGCAATCCGGAGGTATGCGTCATCAGATGCCGAACTGTGATTCCATGCTTGCCTGAGCAACCAAACTCCGGAATAAATCGCTTTACCCGGTCACCCAGTAAAAGTTCTCCGGCTTCCAACAGATTGAGCACTCCCAGCACAACAAACGGTTTTGTAATCGAAGCGACTAAAAAAATCGCATCTTCGCGCAAAGGTTCGCGTTCGTCGTTGACTCGCTGTCGTCCTTTACGATAACAGCGAGAAGTCCCTTCCACCATAGCCTGCAGCGCAATCGCCGGTACCTGGTCTGTCTCACAGAAATGATCAACCAGTGTTTCGACCGCGCGCCAGCGTTCCGCATTAATTTGAGGCATTCATCCAGCCAGTATGATTCAGAGTCTAGGGAGAGTAAAAAAACTGCTTCCAGCCTAATCACTCTTTTCAAATTTGAAAAGGTAGTTGCCAGACCGCGCATGAAAACAGCGAAAGCCGACGTAATCGACTTTCGCTGTTCTATGAATTCCGAATGATCTTCTAATAGGGAATCTCCACATCATGTAGATGCATGAATTGATTCAACTTTGTGATCTCCAAAACTTCACGAATATCGTCTGAAGCATTGTAAAGGTGAATTTCAATATTCAGATCTCGCATGGAAGCCAGCAGGCCGAGCATGCCACTGGGAATCAGTTTCACCCCCGTTAAATCGATGG
This genomic interval from Gimesia alba contains the following:
- the glnA gene encoding type I glutamate--ammonia ligase; this encodes MTPKDFFAFAEKNGAKMVDLKFTDIFGTWQHCSYPISTWDEGTFEDGVGFDGSSIRGWQPIDSSDMLAVPDPETVKLDPFFKQPTVSVLADIVDPITKEDYNKDPRGVAKKGLAYLKQTGIADSCFIGPEPEFFIFDDVRYLSNQRGAMYEIDSSEAAWNTGRSEEGNLGHKVGYKGGYFPVSPSDTYGDLRAEMVEELQKVGIVVEAHHHEVATAGQCEIDMEFAPLMQMSDQFMWYKYIIKNVAKRNGKTVTFMPKPVFEDNGSGMHTHISLWKDGDTLMYGDGYAGMSELALHAIGGILKHGRALIALSNPTANSFHRLVPGFEAPVTLAMSQRNRSASCRIPMYSGSPKAKRVEFRCPDPTANGYLSFTALMMAMIDGVQNKIDPGEPLDRDIYDMTPEELAETNVAPKSLDEALIALEEDSAFLTAGDVFSQDLIDSFIKHKRTEELDPIRLRPHPYEFDLYYNA
- a CDS encoding Hsp20/alpha crystallin family protein, yielding MLNTRTHKLGFPFSANLRSDLDDAFGQLFGKSFPNVEGAYSPLSVWEEDSKYHIALDVPGMKKDELSLDIQDGHLILTGERVSVEDREYLHNERRYGKFKRVVQLPEWVDPGSVTATLEAGVLTVVLEKKLEMQPKRIEIQDVTKPE
- a CDS encoding pyridoxine 5'-phosphate synthase, whose translation is MPGLGVNIDHVATVRQARLTYEPDPVWAAVLAELGGADGITLHLREDRRHIQDHDLYTMKKTVQVKLNLEMAAEEEMTAIALEVRPDQVSLVPEKREELTTEGGLDVISNLERVKTCVHQLQEVGIEASLFIDPDLDQIAASKKLGVQAVELHTGRYADASSAEEQQQEYETLLKASEFTVEQGLKLHMGHGLTYRNVTKIAAIPNVCELNIGHSIISRAVLVGMEQAVREMKALVST
- a CDS encoding HAD-IIA family hydrolase codes for the protein MLPGYLIDMDGVIYRGTDLIEGAVDFINELKKRDLPFIFLTNNSQRTRRDVVTKLSRMGITVGEEHIFTCAMATARFLAQSKPNGTAYVIGEGGLLHALHRNGYSIVDHDPDYVVVGEGRSMNFEMIEAAVRMIENGAKLIATNMDPNCPTQNGLRPGCGAIVAMLEAATKKKAFSVGKPSPVMMRSARQELGISSAQTTMIGDTMETDILGGVEMGYRSVLVLSGGTALGDLDYYAYQPDLVVDSIADLNKEEFFQLEGARFPKMERLLA
- a CDS encoding phosphoadenylyl-sulfate reductase encodes the protein MARLTQADLADLNEAFEERTPLELIHWAQEMFGTRLAALSSMQRAGCVVAHMLSQIKADLPILFVDTGVLFQETLDTRDRLIKEYGLNIVTLEPAKTMQEQIDELGVLYLSVEGQEQCCDLRKTQPLLQVADQYDALIGSLRRADGGQRANVPILAIDPAMNCLRVNILASLSKEEFQDYLKENQVITNPLHKQGYPTIGCNRCTTPVMESEPNRAGRWRHLGPWSQYCGINPTDVSGKQAPAIDLSQDLVDRILGRETDFMI